Proteins encoded together in one Staphylococcus aureus window:
- the dinB gene encoding DNA polymerase IV, translating into MTERRIIHIDMDYFFAQVEMRDNPKLKGKPVIVGGKASSRGVVSTASYEARKYGVHSAMPMSQAHKLCPNGYFVTSNFGAYRETSAQIMSIFRSYTDKVEPMSLDEAYLDITELVRPDLPASKIAQYIRKDILEQTHLTASAGVSYNKFLAKLASGMNKPDGMTVIDYQNVHDILMTLDIGDFPGVGKASKKVMHDNGIFNGRDLYEKTEFELIRLFGKRGRGLYNKARGIDHSEVKSSRVRKSVGTERTFATDVNDDEEILRKVWELSGETAERLNKLQKSAKTVTVKIKTYQFETLSKQMSLRDSVSSEEDIYNIAYLLYNDLKDPDVPIRLIGVTVGNLEQSTYKNMTIYDFI; encoded by the coding sequence TTGACTGAGAGACGAATTATTCATATAGATATGGACTATTTTTTTGCACAAGTCGAAATGAGAGATAACCCCAAATTGAAAGGGAAACCAGTCATTGTTGGTGGTAAAGCAAGCAGTAGGGGTGTTGTCTCTACGGCATCCTATGAAGCACGAAAATACGGCGTCCATTCAGCAATGCCTATGTCACAAGCGCATAAATTATGTCCAAATGGATACTTTGTCACAAGTAATTTTGGTGCTTACCGAGAAACATCTGCGCAGATTATGTCTATTTTCCGAAGTTATACAGATAAGGTAGAACCGATGTCATTGGATGAAGCGTATTTAGATATTACAGAATTAGTGAGACCAGACCTTCCTGCTTCGAAAATTGCTCAGTATATTAGAAAAGATATTCTAGAGCAGACACATTTAACAGCATCTGCAGGTGTTTCTTATAACAAATTTTTAGCTAAATTAGCGAGTGGTATGAATAAACCTGATGGTATGACTGTGATTGATTATCAAAATGTCCATGATATTTTGATGACATTGGATATTGGAGATTTTCCAGGCGTAGGTAAAGCTTCCAAAAAAGTAATGCATGATAATGGTATTTTTAACGGTAGAGATTTATATGAGAAAACGGAATTTGAATTAATACGTTTGTTTGGAAAAAGAGGTCGGGGTTTATATAACAAGGCACGCGGTATTGACCATAGTGAAGTGAAATCATCAAGAGTAAGAAAATCAGTAGGGACTGAACGCACATTTGCAACAGACGTGAATGATGATGAAGAGATTTTAAGAAAAGTATGGGAATTGTCAGGTGAAACAGCTGAACGTCTAAATAAATTACAGAAGTCAGCTAAAACTGTAACGGTTAAAATTAAAACTTATCAATTTGAAACGCTATCTAAACAGATGAGTTTAAGAGATTCGGTTAGTTCTGAAGAAGATATTTATAATATTGCATATTTACTTTATAACGATTTAAAAGACCCTGATGTACCAATTCGACTTATTGGTGTCACTGTAGGTAATTTAGAACAATCAACTTATAAAAATATGACGATATATGACTTTATATAA
- a CDS encoding DUF3267 domain-containing protein has protein sequence MHKIDLTTNNFQMRRFIILQLVIALFVILFTYKWALGVTAVVDQNIIINLVYGFAGFIILLILHELIHRALFLLFKKDSKPMFNIKKDRILFQTADACFNKWQFSIIMLSPLILLSTGLLILIKVFGYSSLIFMFSMHTAYCFIDILLVALTISSSFKYVQQDEDSIYLYHQKPTQ, from the coding sequence ATGCATAAAATTGATTTAACGACAAATAATTTTCAAATGCGAAGGTTTATTATCTTGCAACTTGTTATTGCGTTATTCGTGATTTTATTTACGTATAAGTGGGCGTTAGGTGTCACAGCGGTTGTCGATCAAAATATCATCATCAATCTTGTATATGGGTTTGCTGGATTCATTATTTTATTGATTTTACATGAACTTATCCATAGAGCATTATTTCTTTTATTTAAAAAAGATAGCAAACCTATGTTTAATATAAAAAAAGACAGAATCTTATTCCAAACAGCAGATGCTTGCTTCAACAAATGGCAATTCTCAATTATTATGCTGTCACCACTAATCCTATTAAGTACTGGCTTGCTTATTTTAATTAAGGTATTTGGTTATTCATCACTTATTTTTATGTTTAGTATGCATACCGCTTATTGCTTTATAGATATTCTGCTTGTTGCATTAACAATATCTAGTAGTTTTAAATATGTTCAACAAGATGAAGATAGTATTTATTTGTATCATCAAAAGCCGACTCAATAA
- the rlmD gene encoding 23S rRNA (uracil(1939)-C(5))-methyltransferase RlmD has translation MQAIAKNDIKTGTVVDLTHEGHGVVKIDRFPIFIPQALINEQIEYKIIKVKKNFAIGKLLNINTRSENRVAPPCIYYERCGGCQLQHLSYEAQLEMKKEQVINLFQRKAHFDNSKINDTVGMTDPWRYRNKSQIPVGKNEQNEVIMGFYRQRSHDIIDMESCLIQDSQHQEVMNEVKSILKDLNVSIYQEQLKKGLMRHLVVRTGYHTDEMMIIFVTNGKKWPQKNAVVEKILDAFPNVTSIKQNINDSHSNVIMGRQSITLYGKDTIIDQLTDSTFKISDQSFYQINSEQTEKLYNKAIEYAQLTGNEVVLDTYCGIGTIGLYMAPLAKHVYGVEVVPSAIEDAQQNATINQCNNTTFVCGKAEEVILQWKAQGIKPDVVMVDPPRKGCDETFIQTLLTLEPKRIVYISCNTATQQRDALLLAEKYQLEEVTPVDMFPQTTHVETVALFNLK, from the coding sequence TTGCAAGCAATAGCTAAAAATGACATAAAAACGGGAACAGTTGTTGATTTAACGCATGAAGGCCATGGTGTCGTAAAAATAGATCGCTTTCCTATTTTCATACCACAAGCTTTAATTAATGAACAAATTGAATATAAAATTATCAAAGTAAAAAAGAACTTTGCGATAGGTAAGTTGCTTAATATAAATACGAGAAGTGAGAATCGTGTTGCACCGCCATGTATATATTATGAACGTTGTGGTGGGTGCCAACTTCAACACTTATCATACGAAGCACAACTTGAAATGAAAAAGGAACAAGTGATTAATTTGTTTCAGCGAAAAGCGCATTTTGATAATTCTAAGATTAACGATACAGTTGGCATGACAGATCCTTGGAGATATCGAAACAAGTCCCAGATTCCAGTTGGTAAGAATGAACAGAATGAAGTTATTATGGGCTTTTATCGTCAAAGAAGCCATGACATTATTGACATGGAAAGTTGTTTAATACAAGATTCACAACATCAAGAAGTGATGAATGAAGTTAAATCTATTTTAAAAGATTTAAATGTAAGTATTTATCAAGAACAATTGAAAAAAGGTTTAATGAGACATTTGGTTGTAAGAACAGGATATCATACAGACGAAATGATGATTATTTTTGTAACTAATGGTAAAAAGTGGCCACAAAAAAATGCTGTTGTTGAGAAGATATTAGATGCATTTCCTAATGTGACAAGCATTAAACAAAACATTAATGATAGCCACTCTAATGTTATTATGGGACGTCAATCTATAACGCTATATGGTAAAGATACAATTATTGATCAATTAACAGATAGTACATTTAAAATAAGTGATCAGTCATTCTACCAAATTAATTCTGAACAAACAGAGAAATTATATAATAAAGCAATTGAGTATGCGCAATTGACAGGTAATGAAGTTGTATTAGATACCTATTGTGGTATTGGAACAATAGGGCTATATATGGCACCACTTGCAAAACATGTATACGGTGTTGAAGTAGTACCTTCTGCAATTGAAGACGCACAACAAAATGCGACTATAAACCAATGCAATAATACAACTTTTGTCTGTGGGAAAGCTGAAGAAGTTATTTTACAATGGAAAGCACAAGGGATTAAACCAGATGTTGTAATGGTTGATCCGCCAAGAAAGGGCTGTGACGAAACGTTTATTCAGACTTTGCTTACATTAGAACCTAAGCGTATTGTCTATATTTCATGTAATACCGCAACACAGCAACGTGATGCATTATTATTAGCTGAAAAATATCAACTTGAAGAGGTAACACCGGTAGATATGTTTCCACAAACAACACATGTTGAGACAGTGGCATTATTCAATTTGAAATAG
- a CDS encoding diacylglycerol kinase — translation MRKRARIIYNPTSGKELFKRELPDALIKLEKAGYETSAYATEKIGDATLEAERAMHENYDVLIAAGGDGTLNEVVNGIAEKPNRPKLGVIPMGTVNDFGRALHIPNDIMGALDVIIEGHSTKVDIGKMNNRYFINLAAGGQLTQVSYETPSKLKSIVGPFAYYIKGFEMLPQMKAVDLRIEYDGNVFQGEALLFFLGLTNSMAGFEKLVPDAKLDDGYFTLIIVEKSNLAELGHIMTLASRGEHTKHPKVIYEKAKAINISSFTDLQLNVDGEYGGKLPANFLNLERHIDVFAPNDIVNEELINNDHVDDNLIEE, via the coding sequence ATGAGGAAACGTGCTAGAATCATTTATAACCCGACATCAGGTAAAGAGCTATTTAAAAGAGAATTACCTGATGCCTTAATAAAATTAGAAAAAGCGGGATATGAAACGAGTGCATATGCAACCGAGAAAATAGGTGATGCCACACTTGAAGCAGAAAGAGCTATGCATGAAAATTATGATGTATTAATCGCTGCAGGTGGTGATGGAACATTAAATGAAGTAGTTAATGGTATCGCAGAAAAGCCTAATCGTCCTAAGCTAGGTGTCATTCCTATGGGTACTGTTAATGACTTTGGACGTGCATTGCATATACCTAATGACATCATGGGGGCACTTGATGTCATCATTGAAGGTCATTCTACTAAAGTAGATATTGGTAAAATGAATAATCGATACTTTATTAATTTAGCTGCAGGCGGACAATTGACGCAAGTCTCTTATGAAACACCGAGTAAATTGAAATCTATTGTTGGTCCATTTGCTTATTACATCAAAGGTTTCGAAATGTTACCTCAAATGAAAGCTGTAGATTTAAGAATTGAATATGATGGTAATGTTTTCCAAGGAGAAGCATTATTATTCTTTTTAGGTTTAACAAATTCAATGGCAGGATTTGAAAAATTAGTGCCGGACGCTAAGTTAGATGACGGCTATTTTACGTTAATTATAGTTGAAAAATCAAACCTTGCAGAACTTGGTCATATTATGACTTTAGCTTCAAGAGGAGAACATACTAAGCATCCTAAAGTTATTTATGAAAAAGCAAAGGCAATTAATATTTCATCATTCACAGACTTACAACTAAATGTAGATGGAGAATATGGTGGTAAATTACCAGCGAATTTCTTAAATCTAGAACGTCATATAGATGTCTTTGCACCTAATGATATTGTAAATGAAGAGTTAATAAATAATGATCATGTTGATGACAATTTAATCGAAGAATAA
- the gatB gene encoding Asp-tRNA(Asn)/Glu-tRNA(Gln) amidotransferase subunit GatB, whose translation MHFETVIGLEVHVELKTDSKMFSPSPAHFGAEPNSNTNVIDLAYPGVLPVVNKRAVDWAMRAAMALNMEIATESKFDRKNYFYPDNPKAYQISQFDQPIGENGYIDIEVDGETKRIGITRLHMEEDAGKSTHKGEYSLVDLNRQGTPLIEIVSEPDIRSPKEAYAYLEKLRSIIQYTGVSDVKMEEGSLRCDANISLRPYGQEKFGTKAELKNLNSFNYVRKGLEYEEKRQEEELLNGGEIGQETRRFDESTGKTILMRVKEGSDDYRYFPEPDIVPLYIDDAWKERVRQTIPELPDERKAKYVNELGLPAYDAHVLTLTKEMSDFFESTIEHGADVKLTSNWLMGGVNEYLNKNQVELLDTKLTPENLAGMIKLIEDGTMSSKIAKKVFPELAAKGGNAKQIMEDNGLVQISDEATLLKFVNEALDNNEQSVEDYKNGKGKAMGFLVGQIMKASKGQANPQLVNQLLKQELDKR comes from the coding sequence ATGCATTTTGAAACAGTTATAGGACTTGAAGTTCACGTAGAGTTAAAAACGGACTCAAAAATGTTTTCTCCATCACCAGCGCATTTTGGAGCAGAACCTAACTCAAATACAAATGTTATCGACTTAGCATATCCAGGTGTCTTACCAGTTGTTAATAAGCGTGCAGTAGACTGGGCAATGCGTGCTGCAATGGCACTAAATATGGAAATCGCAACAGAATCTAAGTTTGACCGTAAGAACTATTTCTATCCAGATAATCCAAAAGCATATCAAATTTCTCAATTTGATCAACCAATTGGTGAAAATGGATATATCGATATCGAAGTCGACGGTGAAACAAAACGAATCGGTATTACTCGTCTTCACATGGAAGAAGATGCTGGTAAGTCAACACATAAAGGTGAGTATTCATTAGTTGACTTGAACCGTCAAGGTACACCGCTAATTGAAATCGTATCTGAACCAGATATTCGTTCACCTAAAGAAGCATATGCATATTTAGAAAAATTGCGTTCAATTATTCAATACACTGGTGTATCAGACGTTAAGATGGAAGAGGGATCTTTACGTTGTGATGCTAACATCTCTTTACGTCCATATGGTCAAGAAAAATTTGGTACTAAAGCCGAATTGAAAAACTTAAACTCATTTAACTATGTACGTAAAGGTTTAGAATATGAAGAAAAACGCCAAGAAGAAGAATTGTTAAATGGTGGAGAAATCGGACAAGAAACACGTCGATTTGATGAATCTACAGGTAAAACAATTTTAATGCGTGTTAAAGAAGGTTCTGATGATTACCGTTACTTCCCAGAGCCTGACATTGTACCTTTATATATTGATGATGCTTGGAAAGAGCGTGTTCGTCAGACAATTCCTGAATTACCAGATGAACGTAAAGCTAAGTATGTAAATGAATTAGGTTTACCTGCATACGATGCACACGTATTAACATTGACTAAAGAAATGTCAGATTTCTTTGAATCAACAATTGAACACGGTGCAGATGTTAAATTAACATCTAACTGGTTAATGGGTGGCGTAAACGAATATTTAAATAAAAATCAAGTAGAATTATTAGATACTAAATTAACACCAGAAAATTTAGCAGGTATGATTAAACTTATCGAAGACGGAACAATGAGCAGTAAAATTGCGAAGAAAGTCTTCCCAGAGTTAGCAGCTAAAGGTGGTAATGCTAAACAGATTATGGAAGATAATGGCTTAGTTCAAATTTCTGATGAAGCAACACTTCTAAAATTTGTAAATGAAGCATTAGACAATAACGAACAATCAGTTGAAGATTACAAAAATGGTAAAGGCAAAGCTATGGGCTTCTTAGTTGGTCAAATTATGAAAGCGTCTAAAGGTCAAGCTAATCCACAATTAGTAAATCAACTATTAAAACAAGAATTAGATAAAAGATAA
- the gatA gene encoding Asp-tRNA(Asn)/Glu-tRNA(Gln) amidotransferase subunit GatA, with the protein MSIRYESVENLLTLIKDKKIKPSDVVKDIYDAIEETDPTIKSFLALDKENAIKKAQELDELQAKDQMDGKLFGIPMGIKDNIITNGLETTCASKMLEGFVPIYESTVMEKLHNENAVLIGKLNMDEFAMGGSTETSYFKKTVNPFDHKAVPGGSSGGSAAAVAAGLVPFSLGSDTGGSIRQPAAYCGVVGMKPTYGRVSRFGLVAFASSLDQIGPLTRNVKDNAIVLEAISGADVNDSTSAPVDDVDFTSEIGKDIKGLKVALPKEYLGEGVADDVKEAVQNAVETLKSLGAVVEEVSLPNTKFGIPSYYVIASSEASSNLSRFDGIRYGYHSKEAHSLEELYKMSRSEGFGKEVKRRIFLGTFALSSGYYDAYYKKSQKVRTLIKNDFDKVFENYDVVVGPTAPTTAFNLGEEIDDPLTMYANDLLTTPVNLAGLPGISVPCGQSNGRPIGLQFIGKPFDEKTLYRVAYQYETQYNLHDVYEKL; encoded by the coding sequence ATGAGCATTCGCTACGAATCGGTTGAGAATTTATTAACTTTAATAAAAGACAAAAAAATCAAACCATCTGATGTTGTTAAAGATATATATGATGCAATTGAAGAGACTGATCCAACAATTAAGTCTTTTCTAGCGCTGGATAAAGAAAATGCAATCAAAAAAGCGCAAGAATTGGATGAATTACAAGCAAAAGATCAAATGGATGGCAAATTATTTGGTATTCCAATGGGTATAAAAGATAACATTATTACAAACGGATTAGAAACAACATGTGCAAGTAAAATGTTAGAAGGTTTTGTGCCAATTTACGAATCTACTGTAATGGAAAAACTACATAATGAAAATGCCGTTTTAATCGGTAAATTAAATATGGATGAGTTTGCAATGGGTGGTTCAACAGAAACATCTTATTTCAAAAAAACAGTTAACCCATTTGACCATAAAGCAGTGCCAGGTGGTTCATCAGGTGGATCTGCAGCAGCAGTTGCAGCTGGCTTAGTACCATTTAGCTTAGGTTCAGACACAGGTGGTTCAATTAGACAACCGGCTGCATATTGTGGCGTTGTCGGTATGAAACCAACATACGGTCGTGTATCTCGATTTGGATTAGTTGCTTTTGCATCTTCATTAGACCAAATTGGTCCATTGACTCGAAATGTAAAAGATAATGCAATCGTATTAGAAGCTATTTCTGGTGCAGATGTTAATGACTCTACAAGTGCACCAGTTGATGATGTAGACTTTACATCTGAAATTGGTAAAGATATTAAAGGATTAAAAGTTGCATTACCTAAAGAATACTTAGGTGAAGGTGTAGCTGATGACGTAAAAGAAGCAGTTCAAAACGCTGTAGAAACTTTAAAATCTTTAGGTGCTGTCGTTGAGGAAGTATCATTGCCAAATACTAAATTTGGTATTCCATCATATTACGTGATTGCATCATCAGAAGCTTCGTCAAACCTTTCTCGTTTTGACGGAATTCGTTATGGTTATCATTCTAAAGAAGCTCATTCATTAGAAGAATTATATAAAATGTCAAGATCTGAAGGTTTCGGTAAAGAAGTAAAACGTCGTATTTTCTTAGGTACATTTGCATTAAGTTCAGGTTACTATGATGCTTACTATAAAAAATCTCAAAAAGTTAGAACATTGATTAAAAATGACTTTGATAAAGTATTCGAAAATTATGATGTAGTAGTTGGTCCAACAGCGCCTACAACTGCGTTTAATTTAGGTGAAGAAATTGATGATCCATTAACAATGTATGCCAATGATTTATTAACAACACCAGTAAACTTAGCTGGATTACCTGGTATTTCTGTTCCTTGTGGACAATCAAATGGCCGACCAATCGGTTTACAGTTCATTGGTAAACCATTCGATGAAAAAACGTTATATCGTGTCGCTTATCAATATGAAACACAATACAATTTACATGACGTTTATGAAAAATTATAA
- the gatC gene encoding Asp-tRNA(Asn)/Glu-tRNA(Gln) amidotransferase subunit GatC: MTKVTREEVEHIANLARLQISPEETEEMANTLESILDFAKQNDSADTEGVEPTYHVLDLQNVLREDKAIKGIPQELALKNAKETEDGQFKVPTIMNEEDA, encoded by the coding sequence ATGACAAAAGTAACACGTGAAGAAGTTGAGCATATCGCGAATCTTGCAAGACTTCAAATTTCTCCTGAAGAAACGGAAGAAATGGCCAACACATTAGAAAGCATTTTAGATTTTGCAAAACAAAATGATAGCGCTGATACAGAAGGCGTTGAACCTACATATCACGTTTTAGATTTACAAAACGTTTTACGTGAAGATAAAGCAATTAAAGGTATTCCACAAGAATTAGCTTTGAAAAATGCCAAAGAAACAGAAGATGGACAATTTAAAGTGCCTACAATCATGAATGAGGAGGACGCGTAA
- the putP gene encoding sodium/proline symporter PutP, producing the protein MLTMGTALSQQVDANWQTYIMIAVYFLILIVIGFYGYKQATGNLSEYMLGGRSIGPYITALSAGASDMSGWMIMGLPGSVYSTGLSAMWITIGLTLGAYINYFVVAPRLRVYTELAGDAITLPDFFKNRLNDKNNVLKIISGLIIVVFFTLYTHSGFVSGGKLFESAFGLDYHFGLILVAFIVIFYTFFGGYLAVSITDFFQGVIMLIAMVMVPIVAMMNLNGWGTFHDVAAMKPTNLNLFKGLSFIGIISLFSWGLGYFGQPHIIVRFMSIKSHKMLPKARRLGISWMAVGLLGAVAVGLTGIAFVPAYHIKLEDPETLFIVMSQVLFHPLVGGFLLAAILAAIMSTISSQLLVTSSSLTEDFYKLIRGEEKAKTHQKEFVMIGRLSVLVVAIVAIAIAWNPNDTILNLVGNAWAGFGASFSPLVLFALYWKGLTRAGAVSGMVSGALVVIVWIAWIKPLAHINEIFGLYEIIPGFIVSVIVTYVVSKLTKKPGAFVETDLNKVRDIVREK; encoded by the coding sequence ATGCTTACAATGGGGACAGCATTAAGTCAACAAGTAGATGCCAATTGGCAAACTTATATTATGATTGCCGTCTACTTCTTGATACTAATCGTTATTGGCTTTTACGGTTACAAGCAAGCAACTGGTAACCTAAGCGAGTACATGTTAGGTGGACGTAGTATTGGACCGTATATTACTGCATTATCAGCTGGAGCTTCAGATATGAGTGGATGGATGATTATGGGGCTACCTGGTTCTGTCTATAGCACTGGTCTATCAGCTATGTGGATTACAATCGGTTTAACATTAGGTGCTTATATAAATTACTTTGTTGTTGCTCCTAGACTTCGTGTTTATACCGAATTAGCTGGAGATGCAATTACATTACCAGATTTCTTTAAAAATCGTTTAAACGATAAAAATAATGTGTTAAAGATTATTTCTGGATTGATTATCGTAGTATTCTTTACATTATATACACATTCTGGTTTCGTATCTGGTGGTAAACTATTTGAAAGTGCTTTTGGATTAGATTATCATTTCGGTTTAATATTAGTTGCTTTCATTGTCATTTTCTATACTTTCTTTGGTGGATATTTAGCTGTATCAATTACAGATTTCTTCCAAGGTGTCATTATGTTAATTGCGATGGTTATGGTCCCTATTGTTGCTATGATGAATTTAAACGGCTGGGGAACGTTTCATGATGTAGCAGCTATGAAACCTACAAATTTAAATTTATTTAAAGGGTTATCATTTATAGGAATTATCTCTCTATTTTCATGGGGATTAGGTTATTTCGGTCAACCTCATATCATTGTAAGGTTTATGTCTATTAAATCACACAAGATGCTACCTAAAGCTAGACGTTTAGGTATTAGCTGGATGGCTGTTGGTTTATTAGGCGCTGTGGCTGTTGGTTTAACAGGTATTGCATTCGTACCTGCTTATCATATTAAACTAGAAGATCCTGAGACATTATTCATCGTGATGAGTCAAGTACTCTTCCATCCTCTTGTAGGTGGTTTCTTACTTGCTGCGATTCTAGCTGCAATTATGAGCACGATTTCTTCACAATTACTTGTAACATCTAGTTCACTAACGGAAGACTTTTATAAATTAATTCGTGGTGAAGAAAAAGCTAAAACGCACCAAAAAGAATTTGTTATGATTGGAAGATTATCTGTATTAGTTGTAGCAATTGTTGCCATCGCGATTGCATGGAATCCAAACGACACAATTCTAAACTTAGTAGGTAACGCTTGGGCCGGATTTGGTGCATCGTTCAGTCCACTTGTGCTATTTGCACTTTACTGGAAAGGTTTGACACGTGCCGGTGCTGTAAGTGGAATGGTTTCAGGTGCCTTAGTCGTTATCGTTTGGATTGCGTGGATTAAACCATTGGCACATATCAACGAAATATTCGGCTTATATGAAATTATTCCTGGATTTATTGTAAGTGTAATCGTTACATATGTTGTAAGTAAACTTACTAAAAAACCTGGTGCATTTGTTGAAACTGACTTAAACAAAGTTCGTGACATCGTTAGAGAAAAATAA
- a CDS encoding CamS family sex pheromone protein translates to MKRTLVLLITAIFILAACGNHKDDQAGKDNQKHNNSSNQVKEIATDKNVQGDNYRTLLPFKESQARGLLQDNMANSYNGGDFEDGLLNLSKEVFPTDKYLYQDGQFLDKKTINAYLNPKYTKREIDKMSEKDKKDKKANENLGLNPSHEGETDPEKIAEKSPAYLSNILEQDFYGGGDTKGKNIKGMTIGLAMNSVYYYKKEKDGSTFSKKLDDSEVKKQGKQMASEILSRLRENDDLKDIPIHFAIYKQSSEDSITPGEFITQATAEKSQTKLNEWHNINEKSALLPSSTAADYDENLNNNFKQFNDNLQSYFSNFTQAVGKVKFVDKKPQRLVVDLPIDYYGQAETIGITQYVTEQANKYFDKIDNYEIRIKDGNQPRALISKTKDDKEPQVHIYSN, encoded by the coding sequence ATGAAGCGTACATTAGTATTATTGATTACAGCTATCTTTATACTCGCTGCTTGTGGTAACCATAAGGATGACCAGGCTGGAAAAGATAATCAAAAACATAACAATAGTTCAAATCAAGTAAAAGAAATTGCAACGGATAAAAATGTACAAGGTGATAACTATCGTACATTGTTACCATTTAAAGAAAGCCAGGCAAGAGGACTTTTACAAGATAACATGGCAAATAGTTATAATGGCGGCGACTTTGAAGATGGTTTATTGAACTTAAGTAAAGAAGTATTTCCAACAGATAAATATTTGTATCAAGATGGTCAATTTTTGGACAAGAAAACAATTAATGCCTATTTAAATCCTAAGTATACAAAACGTGAAATCGATAAAATGTCTGAAAAAGATAAAAAAGACAAGAAAGCGAATGAAAATTTAGGACTTAATCCATCACACGAAGGTGAAACAGATCCTGAAAAGATTGCAGAAAAATCACCAGCCTATTTATCTAACATTTTAGAGCAAGATTTTTATGGTGGTGGAGATACAAAAGGTAAGAATATTAAAGGTATGACGATTGGTTTAGCTATGAATAGTGTTTATTACTATAAAAAAGAAAAAGATGGATCGACTTTTAGTAAAAAACTAGATGATAGCGAAGTTAAAAAGCAAGGTAAACAAATGGCTAGTGAGATATTATCAAGGTTACGTGAAAATGATGATTTAAAAGATATACCAATTCATTTTGCAATTTATAAGCAATCAAGTGAAGATTCAATCACACCAGGTGAATTTATCACTCAAGCGACTGCAGAAAAGAGTCAAACAAAGCTTAATGAATGGCATAATATCAATGAAAAATCAGCTTTATTACCTTCTTCAACAGCAGCAGATTATGATGAAAATTTAAATAATAATTTCAAGCAATTTAATGATAATTTGCAATCATATTTTTCTAATTTCACACAAGCAGTAGGGAAAGTTAAATTTGTTGATAAAAAGCCACAACGATTAGTAGTAGATTTACCAATCGATTACTATGGACAAGCTGAAACAATTGGTATTACACAGTACGTTACTGAACAAGCGAATAAATATTTCGATAAAATCGATAACTATGAAATTCGTATTAAAGATGGTAACCAACCACGTGCTTTAATTAGTAAGACAAAAGATGACAAAGAACCGCAAGTTCATATTTACAGTAATTAA